From Triticum aestivum cultivar Chinese Spring chromosome 4A, IWGSC CS RefSeq v2.1, whole genome shotgun sequence, a single genomic window includes:
- the LOC123085113 gene encoding allene oxide synthase 2 has protein sequence MAGGDEGSLVPREVPGSYGMPFVSAIRDRLDFYYFQGQDKYFESRVERYGSTVVRINVPPGPFMARDPRVVAVLDAKSFPVLFDVDKVEKKNLFTGTYMPSTSLTGGFRVCSYLDPSEPTHAKVKQLLFSLLASRKDAFIPAFRSHFSSLLATVESQLVLGGKANFNTLNDATSFEFIGDAYFGVLPSASDLGTTGPAKAAKWLIFQLHPLVTLGLPMILEEPLLHTVHLPPILVSGDYKALYKYFNAAATKALDTAEGLGLKRDEACHNLLFATVFNSYGGLKVLLPGILARIAGAGEKFHQKLVAEIRAAVADAGGKVTVEALEKMELTKSAVWEALRLDPPVKFQYGRAKADMNIESHDAVFAVKKGEMLFGYQPCATRDPRVFGPTAREFVGDRFVGEEGRKLLQYVYWSNGRETESPSVDNKQCPGKNLVVLVGRLLVVELFLRYDTFTADVGVDLLGTKVEFTGVTKATSGPDSAV, from the coding sequence ATggcgggcggcgacgagggctcccTGGTGCCGCGGGAGGTGCCGGGCAGCTACGGCATGCCGTTCGTCTCGGCCATCCGCGACCgcctcgacttctactacttccaGGGCCAGGACAAGTACTTCGAGTCCCGCGTCGAGAGGTACGGCTCCACCGTCGTCCGCATCAACGTCCCGCCGGGCCCCTTCATGGCGCGCGACCCGCGCGTGGTCGCCGTGCTCGACGCCAAGAGCTTCCCCGTGCTCTTCGACGTCGACAAGGTCGAGAAGAAGAACCTCTTCACCGGCACCTACATGCCCTCCACCTCCCTCACCGGCGGCTTCCGCGTCTGCTCCTACCTCGACCCCTCCGAGCCCACCCACGCCAAGGTCAAGCAGCTGCTCTTCTCCCTCCTCGCCTCCCGCAAGGACGCCTTCATCCCGGCCTTCCGCTCCCACTTCTCCTCGCTGCTCGCCACCGTCGAGTCGCAGCTCGTCCTCGGCGGCAAGGCCAACTTCAACACGCTCAACGACGCCACCTCCTTCGAGTTCATCGGCGACGCCTACTTCGGCGTGCTCCCCTCCGCGTCTGACCTAGGCACCACCGGCCCTGCCAAGGCCGCCAAGTGGCTCATATTCCAGCTCCACCCCCTCGTCACGCTCGGCCTCCCCATGATCCTCGAGGAGCCGCTCCTCCACACGGTGCACCTCCCGCCCATCCTCGTCAGCGGCGACTACAAGGCGCTGTACAAGTACTTCAACGCCGCCGCGACCAAGGCGCTCGACACCGCCGAGGGCCTCGGGCTGAAGCGGGACGAGGCATGCCACAACCTGCTGTTCGCCACCGTGTTCAACAGCTACGGCGGCCTCAAGGTGCTGCTCCCGGGGATCCTCGCGCGCATCGCGGGGGCCGGAGAGAAGTTCCACCAGAAGCTGGTCGCGGAGATTCGCGCCGCCGTGGCGGACGCCGGCGGCAAGGTGACGGTGGAGGCGCTGGAGAAGATGGAGCTGACCAAGTCGGCGGTGTGGGAGGCGCTGCGGCTGGACCCGCCCGTCAAGTTCCAGTACGGGCGCGCCAAGGCGGACATGAACATCGAGAGCCACGACGCGGTGTTCGCCGTGAAGAAGGGGGAGATGCTGTTCGGGTACCAGCCGTGCGCCACCAGGGACCCCCGCGTGTTCGGCCCCACGGCGAGGGAGTTCGTCGGCGACCGGTTCgtcggggaggaggggaggaagctGCTGCAGTACGTGTACTGGTCCAACGGGCGGGAGACCGAGAGCCCCAGCGTGGACAACAAGCAGTGCCCCGGCAAGAACCTGGTGGTGCTCGTCGGCAGGCTCCTGGTGGTGGAGCTGTTCCTCCGGTACGACACCTTCACCGCCGACGTCGGGGTCGACCTGCTCGGCACCAAGGTTGAGTTCACCGGCGTCACCAAGGCCACGTCCGGTCCTGATAGCGCTGTTTGA